In Glandiceps talaboti chromosome 4, keGlaTala1.1, whole genome shotgun sequence, a single window of DNA contains:
- the LOC144434137 gene encoding uncharacterized protein LOC144434137 — translation MRALTLEQRAARWSANELKIGLPLVRATLKHLDFLALVKDHRYVHDDTIMTDAVKRYETLWLPLLASQGFIAEPMAAPIDIAWIWHVHMLAPQEYTKDCITVTSRILDNRIMSLKERAESLKKAQEYWEDMYVYDYFEIDLKERQSRGVDSPYQTPYITRIYYDLKSAARDQRIFNYQVSLSHYRSSKFLKSALARYKRYLYLQQCHPEDTLVPTYDISLMWHTHMLHPHKYRDDTTAIFGHPLPHDDQVILRNMTDRCHDAFDYTADLWATTFGEDYRRPGTAHRGDPPINLIPHNISSFKTDTYDFLIEKLVVSSPPKTDEFVMSMRIVGGEKVFRRKSTKCMWESKSRDGIVRFTFNESKKPCLLFKLKTIKLLGYNTVGTTTVPINAFMDKSAHGRRIEHSVVLTDSKGRHGGISMSITLRIIPDIGLDQLKVRTGSYSLSGDDSMYGLATIGGDVADRRTSLPSDFLHRVKLDTTTSPRPSTPVAMTSLLLEARQLSDGSKSAEHSLMNQNYQTVFTTRVTNNITRDYTKIEVLDHNGCLVALSETIDLRALPSRIQVPDLDPETCCTLQPEDNERAMIIKEPFSDWGICIGKWVREGVEPSHHGYNRPKLSFFGLSQRMEKKVTLIERNDFNFRLTSVLTLDLKKGCIRFKGSDASEVPQVVALAFAMALLLVITSPCKYPDKCQEKRSLVHKMMALPMVTATLY, via the exons GCAGCTCGGTGGAGTGCAAACGAGCTCAAAATAGGTCTACCACTGGTCAGAGCAACATTGAAACACCTTGACTTTCTTGCTTTGGTGAAAGATCATCGGTACGTGCATGATGACACAATTATGACCGATGCAGTCAAACGATACGAAACCCTGTGGCTCCCTCTACTAGCCTCACAGGGATTCATAGCTGAACCCATGGCCGCACCCATTGATATTGCCTGGATTTGGCACGTTCATATGCTTGCACCACAAGAATATACCAAAGACTGTATTACGGTGACGAGTCGGATTCTAGACAATCGAATCATGTCTTTAAAGGAGAGAGCCGAGTCGTTGAAGAAAGCCCAGGAGTATTGGGAGGATATGTACGTCTATGATTATTTTGAGATTGACTTGAAGGAGAGACAAAGCAGGGGTGTCGATTCACCTTACCAAACACCTTACATTACAAGAATTTATTACGACCTCAAATCTGCAGCACGCGACCAAAGAATTTTCAACTACCAAGTTAGCCTTTCTCACTACAGAAGCTCGAAGTTCCTGAAATCAGCACTGGCTAGGTACAAACGGTATCTTTACCTGCAGCAATGTCATCCCGAGGATACTTTAGTTCCTACCTATGACATCTCGCTGATGTGGCACACACATATGCTGCATCCCCATAAATACAGAGACGATACCACGGCTATATTCGGTCACCCACTGCCGCATGACGACCAAGTCATTCTGCGGAACATGACGGATCGGTGTCACGATGCCTTTGACTACACGGCTGATTTATGGGCGACTACGTTCGGAGAAGATTACCGTCGCCCTGGAACGGCACATCGTGGCGATCCTCCGATAAACCTGATACCGCATAACATATCGTCTTTTAAAACAGACACCTACGATTTCTTGATCGAGAAACTGGTAGTCTCGTCACCACCGAAAACGGACGAATTTGTCATGAGTATGAGGATCGTCGGCGGCGAAAAAGTTTTTCGTCggaaaagtacaaaatgtatgtgggAAAGTAAATCACGAGACGGAATTGTGCGATTCACGTTTAATGAAAGTAAAAAACCCTGTCTACTGTTCAAgttaaaaacaataaaacttCTCGGGTACAACACAGTTGGTACCACAACTGTGCCGATTAATGCATTCATGGACAAGTCGGCACACGGTCGAAGAATTGAACATTCCGTTGTATTGACAGACTCGAAGGGCCGTCACGGTGGAATTAGTATGTCGATCACACTAAGAATTATTCCAGATATCGGCCTAGATCAGTTGAAAGTTAGAACAGGAAGTTATTCTCTGAGTGGAGACGACAGTATGTATGGTTTAGCGACAATCGGCGGTGACGTTGCTGACAGACGCACTTCCCTACCTAGTGACTTCCTACACCGCGTCAAACTAGATACCACTACGAGTCCTCGGCCATCCACTCCAGTTGCGATGACGTCGCTTCTACTCGAGGCGAGGCAACTGTCCGATGGTTCAAAATCTGCAGAACATTC GTTAATGAACCAAAATTACCAAACTGTGTTCACAACCCGTGTGACAAATAACATAACTAGAGACTATACGAAGATTGAAGTTCTCGACCACAATGGATGTTTGGTGGCGCTATCCGAAACGATCGATTTACGTGCGTTGCCAAGTCGAATCCAA GTACCAGATTTAGATCCAGAGACGTGCTGTACGTTACAACCCGAGGACAACGAACGTGCAATGATAATCAAAGAGCCGTTCTCAGACTGGGGCATCTGTATCGGAAAGTGGGTCCGTGAGGGAGTCGAACCCAGCCACCATGGCTACAACCGGCCCAAACTTTCCTTCTTCGGCCTTTCTCAGAGGATGGAAAAGAAAGTTACGTTGATCGAAAGAAATGACTTTAACTTCAGGTTGACTAGTGTACTAACATTGGATCTCAAGAAAGGGTGTATTCGCTTCAAAGGCAGCGATGCATCGGAGGTCCCCCAGGTTGTAGCATTGGCCTTCGCCATGGCTTTGTTGTTAGTGATTACAAGCCCATGTAAGTATCCAGACAAATGTCAGGAAAAGAGATCGTTGGTCCATAAAATGATGGCGTTGCCTATGGTTACAGCAACACTCTACTAG